The following nucleotide sequence is from Scyliorhinus torazame isolate Kashiwa2021f chromosome 4, sScyTor2.1, whole genome shotgun sequence.
agcgtaaatatCTGCATGTTGAATTTTAACCTATATATCACAAGTGGCTCCATCTGCTCCAATTTGAGGTTTTGTTTATCACCAAAGCTGCTTCCGAGTTTGAATGGATTATGGGTGGTTTGAATGTTTCTGAGGACTGAAAGTTGTTTATTTGATTGAGGTTTGGCACGTGCTGTCTCATTTTAAAAATGAGTTTCCCGTCTCTTTCCCCAGTGATGTACTGAGCGTCCAGCTGAAGGGGGCCTTCTCTCACATTAGTCACGTTCTTGCTGAATGTCAGACTTTAGCAGCATCATAACAATTCAATTCAGCAACGGGAACTTGCAGCAAAACTGTGCTCCAGATTCCTAACAGCCCAATAGCTTTATAGTCACGTCGTCGGCTTCAAGGAGAGGCCCGTTCGGCACCCTTGAGTCCAAAACACAGTAACAGGAGCAGGCCGTCTCGGTTTACGGCCTCTTAAATCTGATGGCTTTGAAGAAGGATAGCGCaatttgtggatagcagaattgcttcacagctccagggtcgcaggttcgattcccggctggggtcactgtctgtgcggagtctgcacatcctccccgtgtgtgcgtgggtttcctccgggtgctccggtttcctcccacagtccaaagatgtgcaggttaggcggattggccacgctaaattgcccttaagtgtccaaaattgcccttagtgttgggtggggttactgggttatgggggtagggtggaggtgttgaccttcgggtgtgtgctctttccaagagccggtgcagacgggatgggccgaatggcctccttctgcactgtaaattctctgaaggtGCCACCACTTGTCGAGGCGTCCTGAGTCAATGCATGAGGGAGGGAGGACATGCTGATGGAGCCTGCAAGGATCTGCTTGTACTTGGCAAACGTTGTTGCAAAACCTGATTGGaggtggttgggggtgtgggggggggggggtcggggaaatACCTGGGCAAAGAATCTGACAGAGGAACAGATCTGGTGGCTGCACCAACGTGGATGGGGGAAATGGCACAGTTCCGCTGATCCACCACTAGATGTCGCCATTTCACCGGTGCGGCCCAGCTATCGACATCTAGTGGTGGATATGCGAAACTGCAACCGAACCCCCTTTCAAGGAGAATTTGGCACCTGATGGGATATTTGGTTCGCCACACAGGTGGAaaggccactcgctctctctcgcttctGTGGGATTCCATCTGGTCGTGCCAGCAGCCCTCCTCCCCAGTACGGTCATGCGACATATTCAAAGGCCTGCCATTTCTATAGCGCTTATCCCATCCTCGGAGTCTCGAACGAACAGCTTTGAAGCCAATTAAGCGCTTTTCTTTTTCTTAAAAAAAACTTGCCAATGGGGCCCCGTCACGGAAACGACGGGAAAGAGGACAAACATCCCTGTGACCTTCCACAAAATGTCCAACGCGGTTTAACAACCTGATGACTTCCATTCATCTTTTCCAAGCCGGTGTTGGTCGAAGGGTGAGTATCAGGAGGCCGCCAGCAGATCCCCAGCCTGGCTGTCCTTCTTCCGGTGCTGAGCGCGGGATCTTTTCCATCCACCAGAGAAGTGGGGGTGGTGGCggctcggggagagggtgggcccgGGAAGACTGCATCTTTGACAGTGTAGCGTTCCCTCTGCCCGGATTCCGCCCTGTGGCGTGTTGGAGGGCTgatggcgccggggggggggggggggggggggggggggcgtcagtcaGGTGCGAGAAAGTGAGAGAAAGCGAGTGAGAGCAACAGGCAGACGGGTTGCGAGAGATGGGGCACATCTGGATGAATTGGCTTTGTCTCCTCAGGCCGGTCTCTGGTCTCTGCTTAACCCTCTCCTCCAACAGGGGTGGCGGCGGGGAGGGGCGCTGCCTCTTACCTCAGCTGGGCCCCCCTCAGGTGCCTCCTCCGGGCTCGGCTGGTGGACAGGTTACTCTTCAGCCTGTTGAAATCACGCACAGAGCGGAGCGACCAATTGCCCAGCTCCCGCAGCACCTTGTGACCCCAGATCTTCTTGTCCCAGTCCTTGGGCGCCTCGACCTGCGGCACTCTCACCGAGGGCACGGGCAAGCTCATGGCCATCATCAGCTGGCTGATCAGCACCAGCAAGCTCTCAGCCTTGGTGCACAGGTCCATCACGGAGTCGGGAAGCCTCGGGTACCTGGCGCAGTCCGGTACGTTCTTCAGGGCCAGCCGCAGGTAGCTGCTGAAGACCTTATAGGCACGGAAGTTCTCGCTCAGCCGCTCCTGATCGGACAGCTCGGCCCAGCGGCTGGTCCCGGCCAGAGGGATCCCgtccgcctccgacattgtcaggccACTGGTCATCTTGTCCGTCAAACCCTGGCACTGGTCCTGAGGACAGGAAGATAGAAGAGAGTCAGAGGCAGTGAGCATGTCACCAAACACACTACACAGGAACAGGACAagatcattcagccccttctccagcctgttacacaggaacaggaggaggccccattcagctccttctccagcctgttacacagaaacaggaggaggccccattcagccccttctccagcctgttacacaggaacaggaggaggccccattcagcccctccttcagcctgttacacaggaacaggaggaggccccattcagccccttctccagcctgttacacaggaacaggagggcccattcagccccttctccagcctgttacacagcaacaggaggaggccccattcagccccttctccagcctgttacacaggaacaggaggaggccccattcagccccttctccaccctgttacacaggaacaggaggaggccccattcagccccttctccagcctgttacacaggaacaggaggaggccccattcagccccttctccagcctgttacactggaacaggaggaggccccattcagccccttctccagcctgttacacaggaacaggaggaggccccattcagccccttctccagcctgttatgcAGTAACAacaaggaggccatttagtcccctTCCATGGTCATCTCCAGTTCCTTTGTCACATGCTCAATACTGCCTAAATAAGGAGTgctgtccgggctggaggaggtagtAACATTGGAGCATTGAAGGAAGTATTTGTCCCCTAATGTCGGCCACACCATTTTAACAAATCATTGACTTATTAACTACTCTACCCTATTTTTCCACTCGCCACCTATCCCTCAATGTCATTTGCCTCCAGAAATTATAAAATTTTGTCTTGAACTTGTCCAATgattgagctcccacagccctcaggAGGCAGTGAATAAGCTCCTCATCCCGATCATGAATTGTCTGCCCCCTTATCCTGTGTCTCCTGGTCTAGACTCACCAGCCTGGGGGAAACGTCCCATCCACATTCATCCCGTCACCCCCTGGAAGAATTTAATAAATTCCAATGGGTCACCTCTTCTTCTCCTGAATTCAAGGGAATACGACCCCAGTTGTTATAgagtgggttaagaaacattccaattggatgtctcattgatccaataattggcactgatctGTGAAGAGGTGATACCTGGCCTTGGGAGCAGGTGATGTGATGctagagtttggtgctgagtgtgttcaacGTGTGCAGCATACGCtacactccctcaatgacatgggtaTCGATCCTCGGATAAAGAGACCAGAAACTGTAGCAATACacaagatatggtctcaccaaggatttgtaagacatctttactcctgcaCTCCAATCTCCTTACCATGAAGGCTAACGCACCTACATACCAAAGGGAGGctggctggttagcactgctgcctcacgcgcaagGATAGGAAAAAAAGGAGGGGCtatcggaggttacagagatagcgatggTTAGAGGTGCTGCACATGGTGACAGAGATAGCTGGAGCGCTGAAATGTCAGTGGATCAGCACCAAAGGAGAATGCACTATtggacgatcagtactgagggagtgctgcactgccagagggtcatgttgctgagggagtgctgcagacagagagtcagtactgagggagtgctgcaccgtcagagggtcagtgctgagggagtgctgcaatgtcagagggtcagtactgagggagagcagcactgtcagagggtcagtactgggggagtgcagcactgtcagagggttagtactgagggagagcagcactgtcagagggtcagtactgagggaatgctgcactgtcagagggtcagtgctgagggagtgctgcaccgtcagagggtcagaactgagggagtgcagcactgtcagagggtcagtactgagggagtgctgcagacagagagtcagtactgagggaatgctgcactgtcagagggtcagtgctgagggagtgctgcaccgtcagagggtcagtgctgagggagtgctgcactgtcagagggtcagtactgagggagtgctgcagacagagagtcagtactgagggagtgctgcactgtcagagggtcagtgctgagggagtgctgcactgtcagagggtcagtgctgagggagtgctgcactgtcagagggtcagtactgagggagtgctgcactgtcagagggtcagtactgagggagtgctgcactgtcagagggtcagtactgagggagtgctgcactgtcagagggtcagtactgagggagtgctgcactgtcagagggtcagtactgagggagtgctgcactgtcagagggtcagtactgagggagtgctgcactgtcagagggtcagtactgagggagtgctgcactgtcagagggtcagtactgagggagtgctgcactgtcagagggtcagtactggggggagtgcagcactgtcagagggtcagcactgagggagagcagcactgtcagagggtcagtactgagggaatgctgcactgtcagagggtcagtgctgagggagtgctgcaccgtcagagggtcagaactgagggagtgcagcactgtcagagggtcagtactgagggagtgctgcagacagagagtcagtactgagggaatgctgcactgtcagagggtcagtgctgagggagtgctgcaccgtcagagggtcagtgctgagggagtgctgcactgtcagagggtcagtactgagggagtgctgcagacagagagtcagtactgagggagtgctgcactgtcagagggtcagtgctgagggagtgctgcactgtcagagggtcagtgctgatggagtgctgcactgtcagagggtcagtactgagggagtgctgcactgtcagagggtcagtactgagggagtgctgcactgtcagagggtcagtactgagggagtgctgcactgtccagagggtcagtactgagggagtgctgcactgtcagagggtcagtactgagggagtgctgcactgtcagagggtcagtactgagggagtgctgcactgtcagagggtcagtactgagggagtgctgcactgtcagagggtcagtactgagggagtgctgcactgtcagagggtcagtactgagggagtgctgcactgtcagagggtcagtactgagggagtgctgcactgtcagagggtcagtgctgaggggagagctgcactgtcagagggtcagtactgagggagtgctgcactgtcagagggtcagtactgagggagtgctgcactgtcagagggtcagtactgaggtgagtgctgcactgtcagagggtcagtac
It contains:
- the LOC140411292 gene encoding ciliary neurotrophic factor-like — translated: MLTASDSLLSSCPQDQCQGLTDKMTSGLTMSEADGIPLAGTSRWAELSDQERLSENFRAYKVFSSYLRLALKNVPDCARYPRLPDSVMDLCTKAESLLVLISQLMMAMSLPVPSVRVPQVEAPKDWDKKIWGHKVLRELGNWSLRSVRDFNRLKSNLSTSRARRRHLRGAQLR